In Chiloscyllium punctatum isolate Juve2018m chromosome 52, sChiPun1.3, whole genome shotgun sequence, a single genomic region encodes these proteins:
- the LOC140470887 gene encoding histone H2A-like, with protein MWAECSILSGSVYEIVVMSGRGKGGGKGRAKAKSRSSRAGLQFPVGRVHRLLRKGNYAERVGAGAPVYLAAVLEYLTAEILELAGNAARDNKKTRIIPRHLQLAVRNDEELNKLLGGVTIAQGGVLPNIQAVLLPKKTSAAGSAKK; from the coding sequence ATGTGGGCGGAGTGTAGCATTCTTTCTGGAAGTGTTTATGAGATTGTAGTTATGTCTGGAAGAGGAAAGGGCGGTGGGAAAGGTCGCGCCAAGGCGAAGTCTCGGTCTTCCCGGGCTGGCCTACAGTTCCCGGTCGGCCGTGTTCACAGGCTCCTGAGAAAGGGTAACTATGCTGAGCGTGTGGGTGCCGGAGCGCCGGTCTATCTGGCTGCGGTGCTGGAGTATCTGACGGCTGAAATCCTGGAGCTGGCCGGCAACGCGGCCCGGGACAACAAGAAGACCCGCATCATCCCCAGGCACCTACAGCTGGCCGTGCGCAACGACGAGGAGCTCAATAAGCTGCTGGGAGGGGTGACCATCGCTCAGGGCGGGGTGCTGCCTAATATCCAGGCCGTGCTGCTGCCTAAGAAAACTTCCGCTGCTGGATCTGCTAAAAAGTAG
- the LOC140470983 gene encoding histone H2B 1/2-like yields the protein MTPSVYKEGAPRLLSFILCLKVSGAMADEKKSQQTSKKGAKKIIKKAPSKGGKKRKRTRKESYGIYIYKVMKQVHPDTGISSKAMSIMNSFVNDIFERIAGEASRLAHYNKRSTISSREIQTAVRLLLPGELAKHAVSEGTKAVTKYTSSK from the coding sequence ATGACGCCGTCAGTCTATAAAGAGGGAGCTCCGAGGCTGCTTTCTTTTATTCTGTGTCTGAAAGTGAGCGGTGCTATGGCTGATGAGAAGAAATCACAGCAAACCTCCAAGAAGGGCGCGAAGAAAATCATCAAAAAGGCGCCATCGAAGGGCGGCAAGAAGAGGAAAAGGACTAGGAAAGAAAGTTATGGCATCTATATCTACAAAGTGATGAAGCAGGTTCACCCCGACACCGGCATCTCCTCCAAGGCCATGAGCATCATGAACTCGTTCGTCAACGATATTTTCGAGCGCATCGCGGGGGAGGCTTCCCGCCTGGCCCATTACAACAAGCGCAGCACCATCAGCTCCCGGGAGATCCAGACCGCCGTGCGGCTGCTACTGCCCGGGGAGCTGGCCAAGCACGCCGTGTCGGAGGGTACAAAGGCGGTGACCAAGTACACCAGCTCCAAGTGA